TGTCTATGTATTGATATTTTCGTATCAATAACCATTTAACATGTTTGCTGTATAAGGATGACAAAATAAGTTCAGGATAAACCTAATCCGTTTGAACTCATTAACATGCTACGGCGTGCGTAACGTTGTAGCGTAAGCagttaatacataattattaaaatactataaacCGGATTTAGCACTAGCCTACAGTTTGCTCCGATGTGCGCAGGCGCAGACTGCTTTTAAATACTTTACAGACCCGCCAGATTCAAATGAGGCGTTTAATAACCTATAAGGTCacctttattttcattataacaaTGCAATTTTACAGTGAACCTCTGCTACATTTGTATAAAGTTCAAATTATCTCGGATGTAGGGGCAACAAGTAAAGCACTGATTTCAGGTAGATGTTTTTATACCGTCGGCCTTGAGCCGTTCAAGAAACATCGTCTTGTAGCTCTCTCATAACTTATTTACAAGACGTAACTTCTGTTTCAAGAATCGAGTTGTTTTATCTCGTTTCCAATAAGATGAAAGTGAAATTTTCATGTGTGAAATACCATAAGGCGAAACAACAGACTTCGTGTGAATTTATGATCATCGTTAGCATCATACAAGAATTTATGGCTTATAAAAACCAGCTAAGCATTAGACATTCATCATAacattgttgtaattaggttGATTACATTAAGGAAGTTTAATAGTAGTATCGCCACTTGgcaaaacatgaaataataaaaataatccgtTGCTTTATTGCCGCCAAAACGGTAGTTAAACAACTCGTTTTAATACTGTTATCCAGTTAATTACATGGTTAATGAAGACTGGTCAATATCAATTAGTGGTGCGATTTATAGGCACACAAAATCTGTTCTTTGAGGAATGTTGAAGATGTGACCTAGAAGTGGAGCTAGGAATCATAACAGTGAGGGGGCTCAGTCAGGATGAAATTGAAGTCGTGCTCTGTATGCACAGAGGGTGATAAAGGGTGTGAGGCCGAGGTTGCGGGGACTCGTGTGTCGACCTCGTCAGATGCCATGAATAACTTAGTGGATAATTCCGACACTCAATGGACATCGTGATTATGCGGTGACAAACCTATGTAGACAGAAACGTTTATCTTGAAAACTACAGAGACACTTCCTAAGTTCAATGCCTGGGAATAATTGGATGTTGTTTGCACACTTAAGCAAAACAAGTGGAAAACTTCTGCTAATAAATTAGCTTGGTTCCAAATATTACCAATGAAAACATTGTTACGGAATGAATGATTATCGCCAGTTCATTCTCATACGTCAAGGGTAAACAATGGTCAAGACAAAGTCACTATGACATACTGCGTATGACTGTACTAGAATTTATAAGACAAAGCGTAAACAGGTAAAAGAACAAAGACGTACATCAGCTACCTAGATAATCACGGTGCACGCAACTGGTGCCTGGGCGGAGGCCCGCTTATGGGAAAGTTACAATCATTACGACCATTCATAAACGGTTGAATGAGCGCAAGACGCCTGCGCAGCCGGCGAGCGCGCGCGCACCGACCCCGCGAGTCCCGCGACATCTGTGATGTCGCCGCGCAGATGCCGCGCATTCCTCGACGTGCACCCAGCCTAGGCAAACCGCCGACCAGCTCGACAATCCGCGATAAACTTCCCATTTTGCTATCCAGTATCTATTAAATTATTCCAAGCATTTTTCGCGcattgctccttgtaaagtgtATTGAACCCGACTGCGACACCTAGTAGCCCCGATGCGTCATCGTCTATGTTGTGGAGGAAAAAGTCCACGCGACAAAAGCAACGCTGTCCGCAAACGACGCATAAATAATTAGACAATAAGCAGGCAGGGCAAGAAATCGGTAATTTGTATCGCGTCGAGATAGGCGGAGCGCAGAGGGAGACGGGTGCAGGCAGGCGCGCGCCGCCGCGGAGATATGGCAACGCGTCAGGTGGAAGTGGCGCCCGTGCTGTGCTCGCTTCTCGCCGAGGACGACCGACCGCCCCCGGCGCCCCGCGCGCCCGCCCCTCACCCGCTAATCCTCACCCGAACACAATCTGATAAAATTCGCGCCAGCTATGAACATTACGCAAAGCTACTCAACACTACAACACTGCGATAATGAATGACCCGACAGTTTTTTTTACACGCACATAAACATTACTCCTCATGTCTCGCATTATCGAACGATACGAAGCgaaaaatgtaataagaaaGTTATTTCCTCAACCTGGCGAAACTAGTCTCGCGAACGCATTACGGTCCGCGTTACGGCCAGGTGAATTCAAAATGACCTCTATGGGCCAGTGGCTTCTTGTGGCCTCGCTCGCCGAATGCGTTGACATTTTGTGGGTTAGCAACATGACATGACTCCGAGTTGTTGCGAGAACGATGCCAGGATGACTAACGGCCGGTCGTCATTAGCCGCCTAAACGTAAATTGTCccatacaaaaactttaacgcAATAGATCGATTCGGCAGACGTAGCGCAATAAGGTGGATTTTGTATATCAGCGTCCACTAACGATAATCAGATCGTCTACTTAGACGTCGTGGACTCATTATTTAGGAATTCCTAAACATGCGACAGGAGACTTGAGAACAATAGCGCACAATACTAGTATCACGTAAATCGTAATGATTTCGAAAGAAAAGTACATACGAGTTCTTTCATCAATGTAAAAGTGACTTACCAAGGCGAAGAAGTTTGTGTGGCAATCCTCGAGACTTGCACCGTTTGTTTGGTGATTTTGATGCGTCATGGTAGTCCGGGGCACttcattttcatttcacaaCACTAAAAACGGGTTCAATCTTAAAGAAACCACTCAAAATCTTAAAATCATCACCGACATTTAGTGAAGTTTTCACCTTTCAATGGCGACTGGAAAATGGCGGATAGGAAACAACAACCCAAGCCGACAGTGCTGCCGTAGGCGGCAAAGAATAGAAACTGGTTTCGTCtagaaatattaaaacgttCCATTCTACGTTTCGGTCACTATCAAGTACGGCTCACTTCAGGCTCTACTTAAATTCTTGTATTTGTTTGCCAAAAAATACTACTActacattatttaataaaatagcgGTGCTTTagtataataaactaaaataaagcaAAGGTTTCGACTCGAAACCTTGATACCATTATAGATAGATAAACAGCATTCAATGTTTTATAAGCAAAAGTTATTGGAACTTGAAGGTTCTTAATCAAGATTTTGTGTTAATGTTCTGTTTGCAAAccattgtaaaaatatgtattttttaattcctTTTTGCGTGTAATGGAATAACATTGTTTCATGGTTGTCAAATGCACGGAAGAATTTCACACAAAATACAAAAGGATAACTTCcgaggaaataaataaatagtgatttTTGCTGTTTTAATATAGATAGTAAATCACGTAAGACAAAATGTTGCGAAATGTGCTATCTGCATTACCGGCCAGGAATTTACAGGTTATTTTTTGCACACCATCCCAAATATTCTAATATTGACCTCATCCAggaaatatattattgtatccCTTTtccacaataattatttttttgttttacaatttacaGGTTGTATCAGTAAGGTACAAGCAGAAGAAATATCCTAAAGCAGACAAGAAATTACAAGCTGCTGCGGAATCTTTGTCTGCTAGAGGGTAAATTATCTAACATGTTTCTgttaatttacaataaacattCTCTTATTACGTTTATAATTGCTATTTACGTTTATACTCAGATCATactaattatacaaaataagaCATACAATAGCACCTGcttcaaaaaacaaataaatttagTTACATGAAACAAAATTGACAACGCTAATAAATCTCCATTTCTAAATTTCAGCTTCCTAAGACCAACAAAACCATGGGATCCACCAGCAAATATTGAAGAGACCATCACCAAAATATGTTCTTCCAAGGGCCTAAACACTGATGCACACTTCGATGCTTTAGAAACTAAGTTTGCCGTACTGAAGGCATGCTTCGAGGAGACTGGTTATGATGTACCAAACTCTTTGCTGCACACTATTGAAAGTGTTGGTATGTTGAAATATGGTGGCAACACAGTTTATCCACCATGAACTatctatatttaatttaaggAATCTTCATGCTGCATGTTATGTGAATCATGTGCGAAAAAATATAACTTGGAAATGGGTTTAGGACGCCAGAttggcagtcactccttgtaagactgggaaaaggcttggcaggtGTTgtgcaagaaaaaatatatttacacaacCTATTTATTGAGGAATCATTCATAAAGGGTGCAATTTTTCTTATGTACTGAGAATGAACTGCTTAAAAAAACCTCACAATGAAGCTTAgctatgtagttttttttattaaattctttacatgatcttaaataatttaacaatcatgatactttaaaattatgtatcgGACTGTCTAGCTGGATTGTTTCAATATGATCATATTTCTATttagctaaaaataatattttttaagattaacaGTAACAGAGagataacattttcattataggggtgttaaaaccttttttcaaacaaaacttaatCATATCAAATAATGACAAGACTTTGCCAAAAAACTTTTCTCAGGGTGTTACTACACTACTAAGCACTGAATGAATACTAATTTAATACATAGATGAAAATATTCCTATTAAAAGGTAAAATCTGTTTTTATTACTCAAGTAAAAGAATCAAGAAAAAAGTGAATAATGAGCAAAAAACTTATCTTACATCTTTAAGATTATGTATCCCACTTCTGAACTTATCTTACATCTCTGAGATTAGTATCTCACTATTGATCTTGAAAAAGATACACAAAATCTATTTTCAACACTAACAAATTTTAAAGCACTTTCAAAGCAGAAAAAAACGACCAAAATAACTCAAAAGATATGTCAGTTATCAGCCAATCATAACAACGGGACTTCAAATTAAAATCTGTCAACTGTCAAAGGGCGCTAGCGTCGATATCTCAATTATAGTTATATCAATGTCAATGATCTCAATGGATCATTAGGGGAGTTCGGGAGTTCCctcgtattttattaaaatataatttctttacaGCTGATCTGAAGGAATTTTACAAGACCCCCGTGGACACAGCTACACCATTCGACGCATTGAAGAGGATGGAGCTGCCCAAGAACTTGTATGTGCAGCCTGATTATGTCAGATTCAAGCCAGGTAAGTGTCAAGAAAGATTTTCTTCAAAGAATCAAAAAGTCTGTGTGttctcacaatattttttggtttcagATAAAGACAATATCTTCAAGGGTATCTCCGCGTTCCCCAAGAGCTCAACTATTGTAACTGGCCTGAAATACAGGAAGAAGTACGAAGGTTACACTGCCAAGCGATCATGGCCCTAATTGTTTATAAGTTTAGACCAAATATGTTAATAGTTATAGTTTTAGTGGATAAATAAAAAGCTCTTAATtataatcagttttatttttccttctgTTGTTACTTAAAAGTTGGACTCGATAAGATTTCACAAAATAGCAAAGCCGTAAAATTCTGTAGAGGATAACATGGACTACTAGTCCGTCGGGGATAAATAATATCCTCCAAAAGAGACGTCCGTGTCAGTGGACCGTGTCGAaagaatagtcaaaataaagTTGCCAATAACAATTTGACTTCACTGTCTAGAAGTACGTATAAAGGATATGTATAGTGCGCAAGTGcaagtatttgcgcagacacaagtacACTCTATTCCTTAACTCATAAATAAGCAATCCGTAGTGTCGGAGTTAGGACTGGCATTTTTTTTGTACGGGAGTCATCAAGTTACAGGCACCGGATTGCTGTGAAGTTTCTAAAACCCCAAAAGGCTACTTCGGCTCCTACCGAATCCTCGTTGACTCGGATCCAGCCTTCAAAAAGGTTGGCAGCTTAGAGTGCTATTATATACCTGGATGTTGGCAGAAAACTCACATTTATCAAATTCAGATATGACAaaagagtaggtacataggggACTTCGCAGGGGTtggatataaagaaaaatatgagaAACTACATGAAGCTAGTACGTTAGCGAGTGCAATACATAAGgagggtacctacctacataaagaGTTACATAAGAGTAGTAGGCACTtaagtggagtacataagggattaTATATTGGTAGTACCTACGTGAGGCAGTACATCGGGTATTACATAGGTGCAGTAGATAAGGGAGTGCATATAGGTAGTAAGATATTTATAAGGAGAGTACATATTGGAGCAAAAAGAAGATCGGCCTCTGTCTATGTGATGAGGATCGAgggaaaattactttttttaccattaaaacaaattgttataCATTTCATtcgactttaatttattattggttGAACTTGAACTACCGCTATTTGAGCAGTTATTCGTCCAGAGAGGTCGATTTATATGCTTCACACTTTCTATTTCTTCCataattttgaacatttttgaacGAGGACGACTTAGTCAAAATTGACAGATGAAAGTTGGTACATTATTTTGAGGTTACCTACGAAACGAATCTCGATCTAATATGACCATATTTACTCAATTAATTAGCGAATGATCAAACGAAATGGTGTAACCGTTCAAAAATGAACGTCCTattgatattgttttttatatttgtcgTAATATACTCATGTGTGTCATGGTAAGTGGTCAATCCTACGATGACAccgctatttttattattgttttgtgttttgtttactatTTCGGTAACATTCGGGTTATTTTTAGGCTGCTGCCGACGGTATTGGCTTGGCTGTTTATGAGAAAGTACcatataaagttgaaaataggCAGAATCGCAGTGCCAAAGTTGATACTGAAAGATGTGAGCCTATCCAAAGATAGGTATTCTATTGTAAGTTCTTCTATCTTATTATTTGCggaatttattacttttatagtCCAGTTATTTTACCGTTGCATtggtataataaaaattattaaacttaACTATTGAGAAAGTGAAGAGTGTATAGAGAGTGTTGAactttcaaaagtaaatataaataatatatcacattacattacaatattaataagaatataaataatgcattaTATTAATAATCTTGTAAATGTGGGTCATCTtagaattgaattaattaaacagattttgatattttaactcTGCATAAACAAACTGGTATTTTTCAGCACATAGATGAGATATCATTTCAAAGTAGTTGTTTCAACTCTGAAATCAACAAACTGGTGTCTGTCGTCATCCGAGGAGTAGAAGTCACTAACAATGTGGAAGAAAAGAGAAGTGTGGTGGTGGAAACTATTCTTAAACCACTGCTGTCCAAGCAGAACTCCTCGGCTAGAGGCGATGGGTACGAGGAAGTTACGGACTTCAATAATCTTGAAACTAGTTTGAACCGGTTAGCAAAGAAAGAGCTGTTGGATTTCAGGGATAAAAAACTGCCACATAGTTTGATTATGTTTGCTCAGGTATGTTATTGTTtccccttatttatttattttatagtttatgtgCACACTATAAACAGTAATTTGAAAAGGTAGTTATAATAGAAtttagtacaaaggtactgtttatttgtaaagaaattTCTACCTGCGAAAGAAAACATGTGGAATGTAGACAGCCTTactggattttttttatgtccTGAAATTATCTTGAGGTAGTGCTAtaaagtatatgtatataaagTAGAGTTCAATGGGAATCTTGAAAAGATACTTTTCAATGTGATGTTGTTGTGGGTAGAAgatctaattaaattatcattaccCTGCTATGATTTAATTGAGTTAATAGCGTTCTCCAAGTGATGTAACTAGACAACTAGTAAGGAATGTAAAAATATACTACTACTTTGGTTATATTTTAGGTAGTAAGAATTACCAAATTTTATACAAACAGGAAACTTAGTAATAAAGTAGTACATATAAACTTTACATTTGCCTGTTCAAATTTTGGATTAGACTTCCTGTATTAAATTGCTGGTTAAAACTTGTATATTAGTTTAATACTTATGTCAATTGCCATAATGCAACTATGTGTTGAAGTATGAAGTAAAGAGTGAAACCCTCTTATAGAGAATTCACAGCACATGGAATTAATGGACCATAGACTTTCCTTCCTTCTTATCCATGTCACTAtgatattaattaggtatagcCACATTTACCCAGAATACCATCCTCTTTTTTTCAAACCACCATTTACCCCACAGTTCATGGGAGTTCACATATTCAACGCGTCAGCCACCATCCACAATGGCACTGTAGCCAGTCCGTGGTCTATAACTGTGACAGCTGATGAAGTCCACGCCGACGGCGCCGCGGGCGGGCCTGCGCGTGCGCTGGTCTTCTCCACCAAGCTTGTGGGGGCTAAGGCCAGGGTCGTCGGGAAGGGGGAGTGTTTGGGAGAAGCTGCCTGCTGTTTGGTGATTGAGGGCACCGTGAAAGCTGATGGGCCGTTGAATGTTGAGGTAATTTTGAAGTTATAAAGCATAATCAGTAAACACTTTTCTTGATTATATTCTGAGAAAGTCTGAAGGAAGCCAGTCTTCTCttgcttttatttatactgTACAAGAAAGTAGAAAAACTCCTGCCTCATgcgatttcattatttttttattgcctaagtacaattttacaatgttttgacGAAGTCATTCCATATTACGAGTAATAATTTAGATCATATGATTCAAAATGGCCATGTTTGACTTTATGAAGCTATACTTATCTAAATTATGTATATCTTGTAGAAAATCCACGCAATAATCAGCAACACGTCAGTGACATTCAAGGATGAGTTGTACCAGTTTGTAAAGAGCCGCAAGAAACGCCGGCGACTACCAGTAGTGACTGTTGAAGATCACGACCATCTTGCCACTATTATACCACGACTGTCTCCTGTTATACCAAAggtatattctttatttacgtatataaaCATCATAGCAACATATGTCTGTCTGTAGTCTGTATGTTACGGCTAAAGACTCAGGTAAATTAACTTTTCGTATATTTAACTTGATTTATAAAGCTTTGCTATGCTAATTTTTTTTCCTTTGCAGATATTCAGCTTAAAAATAGattctacaaaaataagttGTAAAGACAAGGCTATAAATTCCGACTTTGAAATGTCTCTACAGAGTTTACAAGTAAgtcaaacctttttttttaagtttttgagaCATAAGTTCTACACACACATTGGCTGTTAAGCTGCGTTCCACCGGGTAACATTTCGCGTACATTTCACACGTTACGCTCAATATTataaacagaaacaaaacaaaagttctGCGCTGACTTTCAACATATAACTGGTCAATTGGACTTTTACCTGTGGAAACGTGGcttgataattaaaaaaaaatatatgtaaatgtttatttcttattctttatCTCGCTAGGTAAACTCAAGATTCAGTGCAGCATCTCTCATATACGATGATCAAGGTCTCGAAGTGGCGGGTCTGCCGCAGGTCTACGTGGCCTTCCAGATGGAGCAGTTCCAACTGATTGCTGATAACCAGCAGTTGGCTGTGCTGAACAAGCTTAAACTGGATGCTAAGGTGGGTTATAGATGGCTAAGGTGTGTGGTGAGGGAATTTCGCTTACCACCCTAATATACTcatttgtttaacatttttcaaaatgtatgtgTTAGCATCGATTTctaaaagtaggtataaattAACGTTGAACAAAAGTTGCAGTCGTGAATGCTAATTTATCTAACGACATCTAACCGCATTTTGGAAATGCAATACTGCATAGCTGTAACCACAACATTCAAGGCTGGGTACTTCTGTGATAAAAGTTAATCATGGAAGCAGACTAAAATACCTTTACTTGGAGTTTGCGAAATAGTGGCGTATTGTGAAagtcaaacatataaaaaaaaaaatttctaaTATAATGGTATTGTTTCAGCTGGAAAAGGGAGTACTAAACCTGTATTTAATAATAAGCACACTAAACATTAGCTACACTCATACAGAAGCGTTTAAATGGTACACATCTGTCAAAGAGAAAATCAGGAAAGCTAAACCTCTACAAATTATGGAGGTGGAGTCCCCTTGTAAGTACCAACTTTATGCATTCCATTACCGCCATTTTCCCTCGATAAAACTCATTATGATTTCTATTTGACACTTGGTTAACTTCCATTGTATAATGATAGTCATATCACGATTAGTGAAGTTCTTGCAAAACATAAGGGCGGCTCGCAGCTAACTTCGGAGCATAGGCATGCGCATGCCTCTCAATATATACTTGCGAATATCCACTGATACCTGATTAATGGTTTCTGAGCAGCAACtcattaattacattaatatgtTATCGTCCTTAAGTTTGACACGTTGAGACGTTCACCCAAccatctaaatatataatattttcatgtaagACCTACTTATAAGTATGTCCCTGTGGTCACAAATAAAGATTGATTgattatttaaacattatttcagcATCCTCCCCTCCACTATGGTTATCTCGTATCTTCTCGTCGTGTATCGTGCAAGGATGTGCAGAACTGCGCTCGGTGACCGTGCATGCTAGGCTCATGACTGATAATGCACTGGGCTTCGGATGCAGTGGAGTCAAGGTTAAATTGGACCAGTTGCTGGAGACTAGAGGTTTGTTGGTAGTAAAGAATTAGGCAGAACTTACCTGATAACTATTAAATTAGTTGTAGACACTTCGGTAATATTGCCTACTACATATATTCAAGTTTTGCACATTTATAATTTCTGTTTATACCCTACAtcgttaaaaaacaaaacaaaaattttctaGTCGGATGGTAAATGACGGatatattgcaaaaaaacatataaaaagaaatacaaatatgGGAATTGAGAATTTCGTCTTTTTTGGGAATGTTCAAcaaaaaacgttattttttctttaaatcggATAATTCGGATAGGACCCTATTCAAGGcataccttatttttttttatatgccaATTACTAACTCCAACATACCTGATTGCTCAATTGACAGAGGACTGGTACCGTTGTGCGGTGACCCGTCAAGCAGTGGGAGGCCGGCAATGGGGGGCAGAGCTCCTTGTAGACGGCGGCTGGGCAGCCTGCGGACGCGCGGCGCTGGGGctgcgcgcgccgccgccgcggaGGCACCACTCGTGGGGCGAAGCGCTGCTCGCTGTTGCGCTTGTTAAGTGGGCTTCACATGGACCTAATGACTCCaaggtatgttttattatttaaaaaataatttataagacctatatttttggtaaattgtTTAAGAATAACCGAATTGTACCTGTAGTAAAATCTTACTCTAAACTTCAAAAGTAAATGCTCAGCggaagttataattttaatatttcaaaatattctgaTTACTTTTCTTTCTATCCCTACAGGTAGAAGCCATGGTAGACTGCCTCCGTCTAGAATGGAGTCCCATCATAGCACAAACGATCATCTCCCTAACCGACTGCCTGAACCAGTACAAGTCTTCAACTCCTCGTCTCCCACCAGTCGAAGAAGTTCAGGAGACCAGCTCCAGCATCTCAGTGAACGTGGCTCTATCTCATATCAACCTGTTTCTGATAGTGAACGAGGATATGTGTCTGATGACCAGGGTTGATGCGGTGACTTTGGAGAAGAGTGCCAGCAAGTCTGGGGCGGTCATCTCAGGGTTGAAGGTGGTGGATATGGTACCTTATAAAGGTTTGTAGTGGtttctacttacatatttaattgaaaatggtaTTATGTCCAAAAGAGTATAGTGAAGTATTATTAGCAACCGATGCAAGAAGATTAGTACCCACAGAAAATCAAGTCTAATTACTTGATTTTCTGTGGGTTTAACActgtttaacattttattttcttgtgaatTTAGATATTTAGTTAAATAACAATACATTAAAGGTAATATGTAATCTGTTAACCAGTTCCATGTTGAAAGGAAAGTTCATATAGTTTGTGTTCCTAATATAATCAACTATTTCAGGAAACATCCACTGCCAACGCTCAGACGAGATCCCCACCACATTCTTCCACGTCAAACTAGCAAGAATAGAGTACACACTCTCCAAAGAGAGATACTCTGCTCTCCTCGACTTCCAGTTCATAGAGAACGTAGACCTCGAGTGGAGTGCCAACTTGCACCTCAAAGTTCTAACCTTCGTTAGAGCCGTGAAGGAGTTTCGGCAAGAGATGAAGATGAGAAGAGAGGGAGTTGAGAAGAAAAAGGGATGTGCGTTAGATTGGAGGGTCGCGTTTAAAGGGGAGACGAATTTAGGGTTGATTTTGTCGAAGGAGAATAATATGCTGTTTGCGACAGGTGAGTAAAAGGTTTTTTATTAtcctttttttgtattatattggTAGTTTCCAGATGTGGTGACGGAAATACTGACATCTTTTTGTTAGCACTATGTTATCTAGTCTTTTTCAACTCATTCAGTAGTAATTagttatagttataaatataattaaaaacacaaaataatatgtgtttatagttatcggcacgaatcttgagctctgacctacatcagcccagaagtgatttattagcaaagaaccaatcctaAGTGACAGctatgcactgcgggccaatcaccgctttagcccgcccccgcgcttcacttcataccacaaaagggacccaataaattataataaattgcccaggtgaaggtcagagctcaagattcgtgccgataactataaagaacacaaaatacaaaaaaaatacccttAAATGCTATGGTAGTGTATATGACGGTTATTTACCATCTAATGAAGTGTCTTTTACCACCCCATTAAATCACGTTTTACCATCGCAGATGACATGACAATAGCCTACGACCATGAGACCGGGCTCTCCATCAACTGGAGCAAGCTTAACATGATCCTGAACGGAGACGAGGTCATCATGGTGGAGGGGTACAGCCAGGAGCGAGCTGCTGATGACCACGACGTCAGGGTCGAGAGGAAGGCCAACGAAGGGTTCGCCTTGACGTGGAATAAGGTTTGGTAAGTTAAGGCACTATCTAACCTGATGGTATGTGACTCTGTGGTCGTAGAtggaatatgtttttgtttattctgCTATCACAAGTCAGTTATGATATTGTGTTCAAGGGAGTTGATCACCTTATGTGATTTCCTATCAGCAAAAAAGAGTTTATCCTAAGTAGTTAGCAAGCAAAATAAGATCGTCAACCAAGATAA
This window of the Helicoverpa armigera isolate CAAS_96S chromosome 9, ASM3070526v1, whole genome shotgun sequence genome carries:
- the LOC110369710 gene encoding large ribosomal subunit protein mL50, giving the protein MLRNVLSALPARNLQVVSVRYKQKKYPKADKKLQAAAESLSARGFLRPTKPWDPPANIEETITKICSSKGLNTDAHFDALETKFAVLKACFEETGYDVPNSLLHTIESVADLKEFYKTPVDTATPFDALKRMELPKNLYVQPDYVRFKPDKDNIFKGISAFPKSSTIVTGLKYRKKYEGYTAKRSWP